A region from the Panicum hallii strain FIL2 chromosome 1, PHallii_v3.1, whole genome shotgun sequence genome encodes:
- the LOC112889437 gene encoding aldehyde dehydrogenase family 2 member B7, mitochondrial-like, translated as MTARRAASSVLSRCLLARSSSSSAAAAAASSPASKSALHGAGDGTLLRRFGTAPAAAAAATEEPIQPAVEIKYTQLLINGNFVDAASGKTFPTMDPRTGEVIARVAEGDSEDIDRAVAAARRAFDEGPWPRMTAYERCRVLLRFADLIEQHADEIAALETWDNGKTLAQSAGAEVPMLARCMRYYAGWADKIHGLVVPADGAHHAQVLHEPVGVAGQIIPWNFPLLMFAWKVGPALACGNTVVLKTAEQTPLSALYVASLLHEAGLPDGVLNVVSGFGPTAGAALCSHMGVDKLAFTGSTGTGQIVLELAARSNLKPVTLELGGKSPFIVMDDADVDQAVELAHHAVFFNQGQCCCAGSRTFVHERVYDEFVEKSKARAMKRVVGDPFRNGVEQGPQIDEEQFKKILRYVQSGVDSGATLLAGGDRAGNRGFYIQPTVFADAKDDMKIAREEIFGPVQTILKFSGVEEVIRRANASQYGLAAGVFTRSLDAANTLSRALRVGTVWVNCYDVFDAGIPFGGYKMSGVGREKGVYALRNYLQTKAVVTPIRDAAWL; from the exons ctgctgctgctgctgcttcttctcCAGCCAGTAAATCCGCCCTCCACGGAGCAGGTGACG GGACTCTTCTTCGCAGGTTCGGTACCGCACcggcagccgccgctgccgccaccgAGGAGCCAATCCAACCCGCAGTGGAGATCAAGTACACCCAGCTCCTCATCAATGGCAATTTCGTCGACGCAGCTTCTG GGAAGACGTTCCCGACGATGGACCCGCGCACCGGCGAGGTCATCGCGCGCGTCGCCGAGGGCGACAGCGAGGACATCgaccgcgccgtcgccgccgcccgccgggcaTTCGACGAGGGGCCGTGGCCGCGGATGACCGCCTAC GAGCGGTGCCGGGTGCTGCTGCGGTTCGCGGACCTGATCGAGCAGCACGCTGACGAGATCGCGGCGCTGGAGACGTGGGACAACGGGAAGACGCTGGCGCAGTCGGCGGGCGCCGAGGTGCCCATGCTGGCGCGGTGCATGCGGTACTACGCCGGGTGGGCGGACAAGATCCACGGCCTGGTGGTGCCGGCCGACGGCGCGCACCACGCGCAGGTGCTGCACGAGCCCGTCGGCGTCGCCGGGCAGATCATCCCCTGGAACTTCCCGCTGCTCATGTTCGCATGGAAGGTCGGCCCGGCGCTCGCCTGCGGCAACACCGTCGTCCTCAAGACCGCCGAGCAGACGCCGCTCTCCGCGCTCTACGTCGCCAGCCTCCTCCACGAG GCTGGACTCCCCGACGGTGTTCTGAACGTGGTCTCCGGCTTTGGCCCGACGGCCGGCGCCGCGCTGTGTAGCCACATGGGCGTGGACAAGCTCGCGTTCACCGGATCGACGGGCACGGGCCAGATCGTCCTCGAACTGGCGGCGAGGAGCAACCTGAAGCCGGTGACCCTGGAGCTCGGTGGCAAGTCCCCTTTCATCGTCATGGACGACGCCGACGTCGACCAGGCCGTCGAGCTCGCGCACCACGCGGTCTTCTTCAACCAG GGCCAATGCTGCTGCGCCGGGTCGCGGACGTTCGTGCACGAGCGCGTGTACGACGAGTTCGTCGAGAAGTCCAAGGCCCGCGCCATGAAGCGCGTCGTCGGCGACCCCTTCAGGAATGGCGTCGAACAGGGGCCTCAG ATCGACGAGGAGCAGTTCAAGAAGATCCTGCGGTACGTCCAGTCCGGCGTCGACAGCGGCGCCaccctcctcgccggcggcgacagGGCGGGCAACCGGGGGTTCTACATCCAGCCGACGGTGTTTGCCGATGCCAAG GACGACATGAAGATCGCTCGGGAGGAGATATTCGGGCCGGTCCAGACCATCCTCAAGTTCAG CGGCGTGGAGGAGGTGATCCGGCGGGCGAACGCTTCGCAGTACGGGCTGGCGGCGGGGGTGTTCACGAGGAGCCTGGACGCGGCGAACACGCTGTCCCGGGCGCTGCGGGTGGGCACGGTGTGGGTGAACTGCTACGACGTGTTCGACGCGGGCATCCCGTTCGGCGGCTACAAGATGAGCGGCGTCGGCAGGGAGAAGGGCGTCTACGCCCTCCGCAACTACCTCCAGACCAAGGCCGTCGTCACGCCCATCAGGGACGCCGCCTGGCTGTGa
- the LOC112898861 gene encoding RING-H2 finger protein ATL5-like, translated as MATPSFIMPTKQPSRRPSSLATLASTTTTSAMTAARACGGGGGGLLHWTAPRFLGWKVNGTPSTPVGAFRAGDRCRVLPRCGHRFHAECVDSWLRKSRRCYVCRAEAVLQRKHAGAVAEAATTVEVVTESGR; from the exons ATGGCGACGCCCTCGTTCATCATGCCGACGAAGCAGCCCTCGCGCAGGCCCAGCAGCCTGGCGACGCTGGCGAGCACGACCACGACGTCGGCGATGACAGCGGCGAGGGCCtgtggcggaggcggcggcggccttctCC ATTGGACGGCTCCCAGGTTCCTGGGGTGGAAGGTAAATGGAACACCGTCCACCCCGGTCGGGGCGTTCCGCGCGGGCGACCGGTGCAGGGTGCTGCCGCGGTGCGGGCACCGGTTCCACGCGGAGTGCGTGGACTCGTGGCTGCGCAAGAGCCGGCGGTGCTACGTCTGCCGCGCCGAGGCGGTCCTGCAGCGCAAGCACGCCGGCGCGGTGGCCGAGGCCGCCACCACCGTGGAGGTCGTTACTGAAAGTGGACGGTAG